TCGCTCGGGACCTCGAAGACGACGGTTCGGGCACCGCAGTTCGGACACTCCATGCGAAACCTACTGCTCCGGGGCGTATGAACGGGACGGAAGGCCGGCGGGAGGGCTCCAGTCTGCGGCCGTATGAACGGCCGGCGCCGACCCGACACGAAGGTTTATATGACAGATGGGGGCTACTTCGGCGTGTGAGGGCCGTTTCGGAACCGTCCGCCGCGGCTCGGAGCACATAGAGGACAGCGTATGCACAGGAAGGGACACGTCGGCGCGGCGCTCGCCGCCTACGCTCCGATCGGGGGCCTCCTCGTCGCCGCCGGGATCGACTCGCTCGCGGCCGTCGGCGGCGTGGTCGCGGTCTGGTTGGCTACGCTGCCGGACTGGGACCGGCGGATCCCCTTCGTCGGTCACCGGGGCGTGACGCATACGGTCCACTTCGCCGGCGCGGTCGGCGGACTCGTCGGAATCGCCGGCGCGCTGTCGGGCCGCTCGGCCGGGGTCTGGACGGCGGCCACCCTCGGCGGCTTCGGGTTCCTCGTCGGTTCGGTGACGATACTCTCACACGTCGCTGTCGACGCCCTCACGCCGATGGGCGTCGACCCCTTCCGGAACGGCCGGCGGCGCTCTCTCGACGTCACTCGCGCGGCGAACCCGATCGCGAACGACGCACTGTTGGCGCTCGGCGTGGTTTCGGTCGGCGTCGCCTACGTACTCGGAGCGGCGATCGCCGGTTCGATACCGGGATGACAGAGTCGGTCCGTCAGTCGTCGGCCGGAACAGTCTCGACCTCGGTCTCGGCGGCCTCTTGGGCTTTCTCTTCGGCTTCGTCCGCCTCCTTTTTCGCCTTGATCTTCTTCATACGGAAGATCTCCTCGCGTTCTTGCTCTTCGAGTTTCTGCTCGATGTACTCCTGGGCGCCGTGGAGTTCGGGCAAAAGCTTGAATTCGAGGGCGTTGACCCGGCGTTTCGTCTTCTCGATCTCGTCGAGCATCTTCTTCATCGCCGTCTCGACCTCGGCGGCGAGGATGATCGTCTCCAGTAGCTCCTCGTAAGCGTCGGCCGCCTCGTCGATGCGCGCCGACGTGCCCACGAGTCCGTAGCCCCGCTGGTCGAGTGACTTTTTCACCTTGGTCGACTCGATCTGGGGGACGACCACGCCCATGATGTTCTTCGATTGGCTCGTGATCTCGGGGTGTTCCTTCAGCGCGGCGGCGGCCCCGCGGACGGCGACGTCGCCTTCCATCGCCCGGGCCATGTTGATGTTGCGCTGGGCGCGCTCGTAGTTGTCGTCCAGATCCGACCGGACGTCCTGGGCCTGATCGAGAATGTCCATGAACTCCATGATGAGGCCGTCGCGCTTCTTTTCGAGGGTGTCGTGGCCCCGCTCGGAGAGTTCGATACGATCCTCGATCGCCATGAGGTTCTTCCGAGTCGGTTTGACGTCCTTAGACATCTGTTGTGAGATGTTTTCTCCCCGAACACGTTAATTCTTTATCATACGGGGGACCTCGAAACGACGGGGTACCCGGGGGTGAAAACGAAACTGCGCGACCGATCGGATCGGTCAGTCGGCGGTCTGAGCGACTTCCTCGTCTTCGCTCTCGACGTAGTACTCCTCGATGAGGTCCTCGTCGATCCGGTTGAGCGACTCCTTGGGCAGCCCGCTCAGGAGCTCCCAGGCGATGTCGAGCGTCTCGTCGACGCCGCGGTTCGTGTCGTGGCCCTGCTGGACGAACTCCTCCTCGAAGGCGTCCGCGAAGTCGAGGTACTTGTTGTCGAGCTCCGAGAGCGCCTCGCGACCGACGATGTTCACGAGGTCCCGGAGGTCCTCGCCCTCCGCGTAGGCCGCGTACGCCTGATCGGAGACGTCCGCGTGGTCCTCCCGGGTGAAGCCCTCACCGATCCCGTCGTCCATCAGCCGCGAGAGGCTCGGCAACACGTTGACCGGGGGCTCTATCCCCTGGCTGTTGAGGTCCCGATCGATGTAGATCTGGCCCTCGGTAATGTAGCCGGTCAGGTCCGGAATCGGGTGGGTGTCGTCGTCGCCCGGCATCGTGAGGATCGGGATCTGCGTCACGGAGCCCTCCCGGCCCTCGATCCGGCCGGCGCGCTCGTACAGTTGCGCGAGGTCGGTGTACATGTACCCGGGGTAGCCACGTCGACCCGGGACC
The genomic region above belongs to Natronomonas moolapensis 8.8.11 and contains:
- a CDS encoding metal-dependent hydrolase → MHRKGHVGAALAAYAPIGGLLVAAGIDSLAAVGGVVAVWLATLPDWDRRIPFVGHRGVTHTVHFAGAVGGLVGIAGALSGRSAGVWTAATLGGFGFLVGSVTILSHVAVDALTPMGVDPFRNGRRRSLDVTRAANPIANDALLALGVVSVGVAYVLGAAIAGSIPG
- a CDS encoding V-type ATP synthase subunit D, translated to MSKDVKPTRKNLMAIEDRIELSERGHDTLEKKRDGLIMEFMDILDQAQDVRSDLDDNYERAQRNINMARAMEGDVAVRGAAAALKEHPEITSQSKNIMGVVVPQIESTKVKKSLDQRGYGLVGTSARIDEAADAYEELLETIILAAEVETAMKKMLDEIEKTKRRVNALEFKLLPELHGAQEYIEQKLEEQEREEIFRMKKIKAKKEADEAEEKAQEAAETEVETVPADD